Genomic segment of Candoia aspera isolate rCanAsp1 chromosome 2, rCanAsp1.hap2, whole genome shotgun sequence:
GCCATTTCTTCCACCCCAGCTCCCCACGACAGTTAATTTGCTTTTAGCCCCCTTACCGACAAAGCATATTTGAGTTCTGCAGAAGCTTCACTGATCACGCGATGTGCCTTTTGATGCCTTCATTTTTTATCTGATTTGGGGCAAGATACAATCTTTGAAACGTCCATGTTTCTTGGAACTCCCAGTGATGGCGGGAGTCCCTCGACATCCAGAGATTGGGGGGAAGCCTGGAGGACAAGCCCGCCCAGCGTTTTTGAAGGGTTTCTTCTGAACTTCAGGAAAAGTTCCATGTTGGGTTAAAGCCCAGCTTTGGGGTTTTGCCGCTGGCTTGTTTGTGGCTTGGCAAATTGTACAAAGCCAACTCACAACCCCATGGTCAACAAACCACGATTAACGCAATGAAACTTAGAGAACGACGTTTCCTGCCAGTCTGAGGTGACAACAGCTGAGAATTATAGCCTCGGCTCTGAAACTGGGAAACTGCCGTCCAACACAGTCCCTTCTTCATGTGCGTAACGTGGCTCCACCTCCCAAATTCCCACTTGGGCACAATGAACGTGGGAAGAAGTGCCCCTGCGCTGAGCGGAGGTGGAGCTCCTGGGAAATACTAAAAGGCAAGGAAGATAATTAAACTAGTGCTTTGCACGCAcctgggagaggaggggaggtcTCTTCATTTCCGTGGCCAGGACTGCCCCCGGTTCGGGGAGAGCTGCCACCAAGCAGCGAATCGAGCCCTGAGCTGGCTCCGGGGCTGAAAGGGAGTCATTTTGCTACCGTCTCGCCTACCCTCTACCCTCTGCGGGAGGATGGCCGAAACCATCCCCGCAGCTCCCAGCAGATCCTTCCCGCCTCGTCCTCCCCACCGCCCTCCTTCCAGACCGATGGTACTCCGgtgcccatcctccccagccatcGAACCCTCTCCACGCTGTCCGGGGACCGTGAGGCGTCTGCTTCACCTGGGAGGATTGGGGTTGGGGGTCCCAGGAGGGTCCCCCCCGCATCCGAGGGACTCCAAGTCTGGGGAGAACAGGGGCCGATGGTCGCCGGTTCCCTCCCTCCGACTCTGGCTCTGGGAAGAGGGGAGGGGTCGCAAGGGGGCCGGAGGGATGGCTGGTAAAAGCGTCGGGGGCTCCGGGCCGACTCTGGTTCTGGCACCCTTGGCCACGGAGGCTCCCTGGGGGTCCTCTGGGccagcccccccccgcccccgtcctCAGTCAGGCCCAGCAAAACCCAGCCGAAGAACTAACAAGCCCTCCTTGCAGCGGGCATCGACGGTTTCCCCTCGGCCCCCCGCCGCTCTTTTCGATTTCCTCCCTCCAGACGTCGCTGAGCCGCCCCCACCTGCTCCCCCCTCGGCACCTGCGCAGCTGTCCCGGCAGGATCTTCTGGATCCCGGAGGAATCCGGGGGCTTCTTTCGGATCCTTCCCATCGGCGCGCCCCAACCTCGTCTGCACGGACGACGCTGCGCTCCTCTTCCTCCCCGTCTGGCCTCGCAGGGGAGGGGAGCCTGGGCCGTCCGGGCGgcgcctccctcccctcccctcccgccccCGGGAGAGGCCGCGCCCGGCGGGGCCAGGGGCTCGGGGGGCCGGCAGTCGGGGCGGCCTCGGGGGCTGCAGCCTCCCGGGGCTCCCCTCGGCGCCCCCCGCCCCTTCTTCGCCCCGCGGAAAGGGCCCCTCCCCGGCCGGACCCGCTTCGCGGCGCCGCCGAGACCCCTTTTCTGCCTCGCAGGCGGAGCCCAACAGCAGCCCCGCGAGCCTTTCCGCAACTCTGGTCGCCCGTCCGCAGAGCGGCAGCTCCCAAAgacagaaagacacacacacacacacagcggaGCAGGACACTCTTCCCATGGGCAGAGGAACCCTCGACACGGATGCTTCGAAAGGGCGGGGCTGCCAGGAGGAGGCGGAGCCCGAGAGGAGGCCCGAAGCCTCTCCCCCGCCGGCCCCTCCTTGATCCCCCCGCCCACCCCGGCTCAGCGGGTCCCTCGGAGGGCGGCTCGGCGCCGGGTCCCCCGCGGGGAGAACTGAGGCCTGCTGGGCATGCGCGGCCTGCGGGCGGGGGGCGGGGCTGAGCGCGGCGgcgccggagccggagccggagccggagggAGCCTCGCCCGGCCGGAGGGAGACGCGGCTGCCCGGCCCGGAGCGGCCCCGGAATGTAATCGGGCGGAGACGGGCCTCCCGGGGGCGGCGGGGGTCTCCTGCGGAAAAGGGAGGCTGGGACGGCGTGGGCGGCGCTGGGGTTGCCCCGGCCCAGCAGGGACCCCCTTTCCTGGCGCTTCGTCCTGAGAGAGAGGAGGGGGTTTCCTCGCGCTCGCGCCCGTGTTCAGCTCGGTCCGGTTTAGCTTCACGAGGCTGGGCGGAACCCCAGAAAACCGGCGCTTCCCCCGCTTGGGCCGGAGGGGATTGTGCTGGGGCAGCCCCTTGTTGAGGGATGTTTCTCCAAAGAGACGTTTGCAAGACGTTTTGGGGCGGTCGAAGGAGCCTTGGAGAGAAAAGGGGGGACGAGGGGAAAAGCGAATGGAGAGGTAAATgagaggagggagaaagagggaggggagaaggaagaggaagaggagggagtcaGGTGGGTCGGTGGCCCTGACAGGACAGCCCCAGAGACCCCCAAACTGTGGCATTAAATGGAAGTGGAGGGGGAAATGGTGAAATCGGAGACTGGAGAAAAACCACGTTAATTATCTTTACATTTCATAAAACATGAAGGCCAGGTGGTAAAATTGGGAGCAGTCTTCAGCGCAGAAGTTAAGACATCCCTAAACCATGATTAGTTTAACCCTGATTTGTGGAGCTACCGCCCTTGGTGGAGTAATTTGGGTGGTTGGGTGGATGCAACGCATTAAGCCAAAGGAAGCTGCTTGACAACTGAGCCCAGAGTAGGACCATCTCCTGCAGTCTTTGGTCAGAGGATGGAATGAGCCTGCCTTTCAGAACATGGAGGGCTGAATTGACCCCAACACGAAGCTTTGCAGGCCTCCATGAATAGATTTACAGACTCCTAAACCGCAAGGAAACAACAGGAAGCCATTCTAGGACGAGGGCCACTTAGTCTGTGCTGACCCAAAGAGCTGTGCCCGCATATACCCGCGTAGAACGTACGATCTCCATGGATGGACCCACCTCACACATACAGGTCCTGTGCTGGTCTTTGCAGCGTGTCTCACAACCATCGGCATCACCTCCCACCTGAGTGAAAGGAAAAGGCCAAGATCCTCCCAGTTCAGGCAGGCCAGTGGGGAGCCGCAGGAACGCTGCCGGCCATCCCTCCCATCTTGCTAAGATACGGAGGGGAGATCCCATGTCAGACAGGGAGGGAGCATCCCAGCCTTGCTCTGATTCAGGTGGGGGTTAATCGAGGCTTTGGGGCACCCCCACAGCTCATGTAAGGTGACTCCTAGCTATTGTTTGGGGTATTTTTGGAGCTGAAGAATGAATCTTCTCCCCTTCTTGACTTCTTTTTCCTTCATCCGGCAGGTGCAGCCTGGAAAATCCTGTCCCTGGTTAGAAAGCCCTGTGAAGAAGCAGCCCCTGGAAACCATGCAGGGGGGGAAGCCCTTCGACCGAAGGTCCCCTCCAAGGAAGCAGGGGAAGCAGGGGGGACTCTCCACGTGCTCCGTGTGTGGGAAACCGTTTGCTCACTGGTCCCTCCTTTTGATCCACCGGAAGCTGCACACGGGGAATGCATCGCATCTGTGTGTGGAGTGTGGCAAATCCTTTCCTGGAGTCTGGGGCTTTGCCAAACATCTCAGGGGCCACCCCAGACTAAGGCCCTACAAATGTAGAGAGTGTGGAAATCGTTTTGCTAGAGGCTCGGACCTTGGAACCCATCAGAAAATCCACCAGGGAAGGAGACCTCAGGAATGGCGGAAGTGCCGGAAAAGGTTTCCTGAGAGAAGGTGTCTTTCTAGGCCTCCGAAGGGCCCCACTAAAGAGAAGCCCTGCAGATGTGGGCAGTGTGGGCTATGCTTTTCCCAAAAGTCCGAACTTCTTCAACATGTGCAGAtccacactggagagaaaccttATAAATGTCTGGAACCTGGCAAATCATATAATCCAAAACCAATCCTTAAGGTCCATGAGAAAGGTCACACAGGAGGGAAACCTTACAAGTGCTGGCAATGTGGGAAGGGCTTTACTTGCAACTCAGAGCTTCAGATCCAtgagaggattcacacaggaataaaaccatataaatgctttgagtgtggaaaaagtttcgCTCAAAGTTCATCTCTTTGGAGTCATGAGAAAACACACAGAGGGGAGAAAAACGAAAAGTGCCTAGAATGTGGGAAATGTTTTTCTGTCAAATCAAGCCTGCTGCGACATCAGAGAATTCATACCGGAGACAGACGCTATAAATGCCCAGAATGTGAGAAACAATTTGTGCAATCTTCTGAACTTCAGAGACACCAGATGTGGCACaaaggagagaaaccctataaatgtgaggagtgtgggaaatgcttttcCCGAAAAGAATGCCTTGGAAGTCATCAGTGTGTCCACACAGGCGAGAAACCATACAAGTGTGTGGAATGTGGGAAATATTTTGCTCGAAGGGCAGGACTTTGGAAACATCAAACagttcacacaggggagaagccctatCAGTGCATCGAGTGTGAAACATTTTTTCGTACGGCATCAGGCCTCAGATATCATGTGAAAGttcacacaggagaaaagaaTTACAAATGTTTAGACTGTGGGAGAGCATTTTCTTGTCAATCAACCCTTAGAAATCACACCCGCCTAATGCATATTGGAGAGACGCCCCATAAATGCTTGCAGTGTGATAAATGTTTTTCCAGGAAAGAATCTCTTTTAAAGCATCAGAGAATTCATACTGGAGAAAAGCCTTACCAATGTCTGGAGTGTGGAAAATCCTTTCCTTACAAAGAATATCTTAGAAACCACGAGAGAATTCATACAGCAGAGAAACCTTATGAATGCGGGCAATGTGGGAAGGGCTTTATCCATAATTCTTCTCTTCGGGTCCATGAGAAAACACACAGAGGGGAAAAAGATGAAAAGTGCCTAGAATGTGGGAGATGTTTTTCCAGGAAATCAAACCTGGTACGACATCAGAAAATTCATACCGGAGAAAGACCCTATGAATGCCCAGAgtgtgagaaacgatttgtggattCTTCTGATCTTCGGAAACACCAGATGAGGCAcagaggagagaaaccctatacaTGTGGGGAGTGTGGAAAATGTTTTTCCCAAAAACAACAACTTGGAACACATCAGAGAGTTCACACTGGAGACAGACCCTATGAATGCCCAGAATGTGAGAAACGATTTGCATATTTTTCTGCATTTCGGAGACACCAAAATGGGCACCGAGGAGAGAAGCCGTACAAATGTGgggagtgtgggaaatgcttttcCCAAAAAGGCTGCCTTGGAAGTCATCAGAGTGTCCATACAGGAGTGAGGCCATACAAATGTGTagaatgtgggaaaagttttTCTCGAAAGGCAGGACTTTGGAGACATGAGAAaactcacacaggggagaagccctatCAATGCATCGAGTGTGGAACATCTTTTTGTACAAAATCAGGCCTGAGACGTCATGTGAATGTTCACACAGGGCAAAAGAATTACAAATGTTTAGACTGTGGGAGAACATTTGCTTATTCGTCAAACCTTAGAAATCACAGCCGCCTAATGCATATAGGAGAGACGCCCCATAAGTGCTTAGAGTGCAATAAATGTTTTTCCAGGAAAGAAACTCTTTTGAAGCATCAGAGAATTCATACCGGAGAAAAACCTTATCAGTGTCTGGAGTGTGGGAAATCCTTTCCTTACAACGAAGCTCTTAGAAACCACGAgagaattcacacaggagagaaaccttacAAATGTGGGCAATGTGGGAAGGGCTTTACTTGGAAATCAAAGCTTTTGTTACATGAGGAGATTCACACAGGATTAAAACCTTATCAATGCTCTGAGTGTGGAAGAAGTTTCGCTCAAAGTAAATATCTTTGGAGGCATAAGAAAATACACAAAGGGGAGAAAAATCAGTGCCTAGAATGTGGGAAATGTTTTTCCACCAAATCAAGCCTTGTGCGACATCAGAAAATTCACACCGGAGACAGACCCTATGAATGCCCAGaatgtgagaaacgatttgtggaGTCTGCTGAACTTCGGAGACACCAGAAGGGGCACAGAGGAGAGAAGCCGTATAAATGTGGggagtgtgggaaaagttttagCTCAGCAACGCTGCTTCGGAATCATCAGagaatccacacgggggagaaaccattcaaatgtggggagtgtgggaaatgcttttcCCAAAAGCAACACCTTCGAAGGCATCAGAGGGTCCATACAGGAGCGAAGCCATAGAGATAAGCAGAATGTGGGAAAGGTTTTTCTCGAAAGGCGGGACTTTGTGAACATCAGAAaactcacacaggggagaagctcTACCTGTGCCCCGAATGTGGAACATTTTTGTTGTACATCAGCCCTAAGAAGTCATGTGAAAGTTcacacaggggaaaaaattacaaatgttTAGACAGTgggagagcatttgtttgtccaTCATCCCTTAAAAATCACAGCTGCCTAATGCATAAAGGAGAGACGCCCcataaatgcttggagtgtgaTAAATGTATTTCCTGGAAAGATACTCTCGTGAGGCATCGGAGAATTCATATTGGAGAAAAACCTTGTCATGAAGCAGCCTTAGTCATTCACCAGAGAGTCTACACGGGACGAAAGAGTTCCGAGTGTGAGGACTGTGAGAAATGCTTTGTAGAGACAGCGGTCTTAGAGAAACATCAGAAAGTTTTAAAAGGGGGGAAAGTGCATAATGTTCGGAATGGGCAAAATTGTTGGAATGGCAGTTGGACCTCCAGAGTCACCAAGGAATCCACAGAAAGAGAGACCGCATGAACGTTTCCAATGCACACAAGGGGATCCATATCAGAGAGAAACCGCACAAGTGCTTGGAGTGTGGGAAATCACATGCTTCAAAGGCCAATCTTTTGTGTACATCTGCGAGGccacacaggagaaaaatgtCATCAGTGTTTGCAGGatgctcttcaacatcttcataaatggcCTAGATGAGGGAATTtgtagatgacacaaagctgggggaaCTTTCTAACACTTTGGAAGATagactcaagattcagaaggatcttgtcctgttcagactatgaggcggccgaCAGAATTATTGTCcaactctttaaaaaattatttacaacagtgaagtcctggtgaataaataaggcaaagcagTTTCTATCAAGACCATTCAGGCAATGACGGCTGCGGGATCAGACTgacagaacagcaaggcagaattcagctaactctctgatagAAGCTGTCAGGCCTGatggagctagagtgcatggcaaggcagaagctggaggcaaggctctgtgagctggcacgcagataggaccaggctgacacgtggaggctaggcaaggctggcctggaacctctgggcaaggcttggctctggaggctaagctgggctggactggagagtctaggcaaggctgcagactggtaGCAAGACTCAACTGGAGGGTCTAGGCAAGGTTGAGAgctcggaacaagactggactggactggattgtctaggcaaggcttgagtctgggagcacacctggaatgTGCTGGAGCAATACAACGAGGCTTGTAGCTGGATGCGAGACTGTGCTCCGCAGGAACGACAGGGAGAGGCTTGCCTGGAATGGCTTGTGCAGCAGGCAGGCCTGTGGTGGCAGAAgatgctggcgctggttccacgctggctacaggcaagggtTCTggcgctggtaaggactcttccgcaataGTTGTGAgatcgaaggatcggttgtctctggcagcttgctcaacACGCGCTTGCCTTTTAATGCAttcctttctgcaccttttctcttctgcagccaatcaggctgccttctgatttgcatgcatctctgctctcctgtctcgagcactgattggaggattcaaatccccctccggagtttgtccaatccacgattgcaaattctcccgctctgctgagtcacttcctggttcagcttctccaagtccctcttgataagtttcgttttccccttctgactctggataagtttctttttcgGAGTCAGGAGTGGGCTCAGACTTCACAGATCTTAACAGACTtgagcattgggccctatccaacaagatgaagttcaatggtgagaaatgtaaggtcttGATTTCCAATgaggacatggtggactgaacagctgtgcccgcaggctcagctggcagaactgacaacgtggcagtttttttgggctcagccaggtttttcctgaagcccaggagtgtttttctgagaaagggaaacacctggaatcacttcATCTGTCCCACGGATGGCTGCCTGCATCCAGAAGATTGCAGACAGTGTTtgcgcttgactggtaagagctagctgggaggctgagaTATCACCATTtgcaagccacgctgtagccttaaagggacactaagactggccaccccatttctaattcacccaatttgtatttcttttaagcaCGCAtaccctaagaaaggctttctacagcaaggagaagcgagttctcttggtgcttctcattatttttgggatcaattttttaaataattatttttaatttttggactttgttttccatccaaatattaaggaggattgagagtaaataattgcctccctgttgttatttttgtactaaatttgaatatattagcattttcctacatgttgaattggccgttttgaaccttcagttttctgcttctacattccctggggaactgtctgcacatctcacttttgcttgtgtaaacacattccggaattcttttatatcttcgactttcgctggttaagctcctaggggcgccataatctactgcatgagacatggaggattttaaacagactttctttgacttccaacaagatttgaaacagattctttctgattcctgccaagtgtttatgcaaggcattcagagaTGGCAAataggtctaaaatgtgtcatctggttggggatgttgtggatgaaactgaggaatttaatggCAAGAGACATGCCTCTTCTACGAGTGAGagcggggcttctgttgaaatgctggatgaagactggatagtcgagttgaagaaattaaagggagagatcgagtcgcgagccataagtgaaattgatcttctgatggaacgccatggaaaagaaggggtcattatgtatgggaggtctcctgaagagaagttggagtttttgagggggacagttgggctgttcgatttttttaaagaaaaaagctctgtgcacattgtggggataagtaattgttctggtttattttgaagtgggataagggtttaagaatatttatctggattgcttttagggtttggctgatttcgtttatctttaacaatttggattaagattattaaggtataatataaaagaaaataaatgtctgtttggatggttttgggtttaatatgattaggattattaaaattgtattatcaagtacaatagcagacaatttatgttttttagtttgatatttattacagtagacagaaatgtatggaatagtaggaaggaaataaatgttatatttggggggaagttgattaggaggtgtgtgtgtgtgtatatatatacacatagtgtgtgtctgtgtatacacatatacacacacacatatatatactcatatatacatgtacatatacatacatatataatagaatatatatatatatatatatatatatatatatatatatatatattcttttaaaataaggtgtatttagtgatttttataatgcgccaatggaatgatttatagatataatgtgattttggtttaatatagagtaagggattgattatggaatattgttgtatatccttgctgttaaaagtcattaagtcacctttttttgtaattttgaaaaattttctcttgtgtttctacacttttttagtttattttctttgtagtttttgtttttctgtagcttttatctttgctggaAACTTAGTAcaattcctatttttaaaaaaaggtcctacacttgttgttgtttattcgtttagtcgcttccgactcttcgtgacttcatggaccagcccacgccagagcttcctgttggtcgtcaacacccccagctcccccagggacgagtccgtcacctctagaatatcatccatccatcttgcccttggtcggcccctcttccttttgccttccactctccctagcatcagcatcttctccagggtgtcctgtcttctcattatgtggccaaagtatttcagttttgcctttaatatcattccctcaagtgagcagtctggctttatttcctggaggatggactggttggatcttcttgc
This window contains:
- the LOC134489810 gene encoding zinc finger protein 585A-like, whose product is MRGLRAGGGAERGGAGAGAGAGGSLARPEGDAAARPGAAPECNRAETGLPGAAGVQPGKSCPWLESPVKKQPLETMQGGKPFDRRSPPRKQGKQGGLSTCSVCGKPFAHWSLLLIHRKLHTGNASHLCVECGKSFPGVWGFAKHLRGHPRLRPYKCRECGNRFARGSDLGTHQKIHQGRRPQEWRKCRKRFPERRCLSRPPKGPTKEKPCRCGQCGLCFSQKSELLQHVQIHTGEKPYKCLEPGKSYNPKPILKVHEKGHTGGKPYKCWQCGKGFTCNSELQIHERIHTGIKPYKCFECGKSFAQSSSLWSHEKTHRGEKNEKCLECGKCFSVKSSLLRHQRIHTGDRRYKCPECEKQFVQSSELQRHQMWHKGEKPYKCEECGKCFSRKECLGSHQCVHTGEKPYKCVECGKYFARRAGLWKHQTVHTGEKPYQCIECETFFRTASGLRYHVKVHTGEKNYKCLDCGRAFSCQSTLRNHTRLMHIGETPHKCLQCDKCFSRKESLLKHQRIHTGEKPYQCLECGKSFPYKEYLRNHERIHTAEKPYECGQCGKGFIHNSSLRVHEKTHRGEKDEKCLECGRCFSRKSNLVRHQKIHTGERPYECPECEKRFVDSSDLRKHQMRHRGEKPYTCGECGKCFSQKQQLGTHQRVHTGDRPYECPECEKRFAYFSAFRRHQNGHRGEKPYKCGECGKCFSQKGCLGSHQSVHTGVRPYKCVECGKSFSRKAGLWRHEKTHTGEKPYQCIECGTSFCTKSGLRRHVNVHTGQKNYKCLDCGRTFAYSSNLRNHSRLMHIGETPHKCLECNKCFSRKETLLKHQRIHTGEKPYQCLECGKSFPYNEALRNHERIHTGEKPYKCGQCGKGFTWKSKLLLHEEIHTGLKPYQCSECGRSFAQSKYLWRHKKIHKGEKNQCLECGKCFSTKSSLVRHQKIHTGDRPYECPECEKRFVESAELRRHQKGHRGEKPYKCGECGKSFSSATLLRNHQRIHTGEKPFKCGECGKCFSQKQHLRRHQRVHTGAKP